A stretch of Crossiella cryophila DNA encodes these proteins:
- a CDS encoding methyltransferase → MPWRGGDFGRWRQHQAWRSAVLGRVLVTLDGGLTLAGAPEVRAACAQVYGEIGGVALVSARELFGVLGAYEWRRTGVFVPGLGARIHPHYGVFPPTRHEYVDLVAEASAGLAGGLAFDVGTGTGVLAAVLAGRGLRVVATDVDPRAVECARDNVARLGLGARVEVRVADLFPAGRADVVVCNPPWLPGRVRGGLDRGVFDPGGRMLGAFLDRLARHLVPGGEGWLVMSDLAELLGLREVGALGAAVEGSGLRVVGSRATRARHRRGGDGPLGVARAAEVITLWRLAVR, encoded by the coding sequence ATGCCCTGGCGCGGTGGGGATTTCGGGCGTTGGCGGCAGCATCAGGCGTGGCGCTCGGCAGTGCTCGGGCGGGTGCTGGTGACGCTGGATGGCGGGTTGACGCTGGCCGGGGCGCCGGAGGTGCGGGCGGCGTGCGCTCAGGTCTATGGGGAGATCGGCGGGGTGGCGTTGGTGTCGGCTCGCGAGTTGTTCGGGGTGCTGGGGGCGTACGAGTGGCGGCGGACGGGGGTTTTCGTGCCTGGGTTGGGCGCGCGTATCCATCCGCACTATGGGGTGTTCCCGCCTACCCGGCATGAGTATGTGGATCTGGTGGCGGAGGCTTCGGCTGGGTTGGCGGGTGGGCTGGCTTTTGATGTGGGGACTGGGACGGGGGTGTTGGCTGCGGTGCTGGCGGGGCGGGGGTTGCGGGTGGTGGCGACTGATGTTGATCCGCGGGCGGTGGAGTGTGCGCGGGACAACGTTGCGCGGCTTGGGTTGGGGGCGCGGGTTGAGGTGCGGGTGGCGGATCTTTTTCCGGCTGGGCGGGCGGATGTGGTGGTGTGCAATCCGCCTTGGCTGCCGGGGCGGGTTCGGGGTGGGTTGGATCGGGGGGTGTTTGATCCGGGTGGGCGGATGCTGGGGGCGTTTCTGGATCGGTTGGCTCGGCATTTGGTGCCGGGTGGGGAGGGGTGGTTGGTGATGTCGGATTTGGCGGAGTTGTTGGGGTTGCGGGAGGTTGGGGCGTTGGGGGCGGCTGTGGAGGGGAGCGGGTTGCGGGTGGTGGGGAGTCGGGCTACTCGGGCTCGGCATCGGCGGGGTGGGGATGGTCCGTTGGGGGTGGCTCGGGCTGCCGAGGTGATCACGTTGTGGCGGTTGGCTGT